The region GCGCGCGATGTCGAAGCGGCACAGATGCAGGCCGAGTTGGACGAGGTGATCTGATGCCGATCGTCGTCGACATCGATGTGATGCTGGCCAGGCGGAAGATGTCCGTGGGCGACCTCGCGGACCGCGTAGGGATCACGCCCGCCAACCTGGCGGTACTCAAGAACGGCCGCGCCAAGGCGGTGCGTTTCGCGACGCTCGCCGCGCTCTGCGAGGTGCTCAAGTGCCAGCCGGGCGACCTGCTGCGCTGGGAGGCCGAGGACGCCGCGAGCGAATGACGTGCCCCCGGGCGGGCGTGAAAACGCCTGACACCACCGGCCCGCGACACGGCACGCGGACCGCACACTGCCGCCACCTTGTACGTCGACCGCACCGCCGATTTTCCCGTTGGCTCACGCCGCGTGGTGGTAGGTGTCGTAGTGACCGCCCGTGGTAATGAGGAGCTGCGCCGTGGCGTAGGCGTCGTAGGTGGCACGGTGCCGCTGGGCGGGAGCGGCCGCGAGGTCCGGCGCGGTGTGCTTGATCAGGGCGTCGAGGCTGTAGCGGGGCAAGTCCTGGTACGTGGCCTTGGCCAGGCGGAGCGTGTCGAGCACCCGCCGCTCGGCCGTCTCCGGGTCGGCCCCGCGCCAGCGGGGGTGGTTCCGACCGAGGTGGCGGCCGAGCGGCGTCATGACGACACACCCTCTTGGGTATCCGCCGCCCCTCGCCCCAAGGTCAGGCGGTCAACTGCCGAGGCACATCGGCGGAATCATGCAGGTTTGTCATCTGCGCGAATCGGCCGTCGCTGACCTTGTAGATGGCGTACTCGACGATCTCGAACGAGGCGCCGGTCGGAGCAACGCCGAGCCATTCCTTCACCGGGGTGCCGGTGTTGACGACGCGCACAGCGATGCGGTCGCGGTCGAGCAGCAGTTCCTTGACCTCCCAGTGAAGGTTCGGAACGGCATCGATGCTGTGCTTCATATCGGCAATGACGTTGTCCCTGGTCCCCGACTCGCCGTTCAACATGACCTCGTCGGCGATGAACTCGTCCATCTTGTCGAGCTCATGGGCGTCGAGCGTCGCGATGTACCGCAGATACCAGTTACGCAGATCGCTGTCAGTCACGAGAATCTTCCTTCTTCCTCTCCCCCTGGGCGAGGTCGCCCGGCTGCGCATAGATGCAACTAGTGGGTGCGAAAATGATTGGGTCTCGGGCGAGGTTGGTCGTCACGGTTGTTCGTCGAGTTCGAGTTCAGTAGGTGATGTGACCCCGGCGGCTGTGGAATTCGCCGGTGGGGCCGTCTGGGCCGAGCAGGGCCAAGGCGACCGTGGCGTCCGTACCCTCGGTGACGCTCTGGTGACCGCTGTGCTGGTTGAGGTCGGTGGCCGTGTAGCCGGGGTCGGAGGCGTTGATCCGCATCCTGGGCAGGTTCTTGGCGTACTGCACGGTCAGCGTGATCACAGCGGCCTTCGAGCTGGCGTAAGGGACCATGTATCCGTTGAAGGAGTCGTCGTCCGGGTCCAGCAGGGCGCGGGGAAAGCCCAGCCCCGAGGCGACGTTGACGATCACTGGATTGGACGAGCGCCGCAACAGGGGCAGGGCAGCCTGAGTGACCCGGACGATGCCGAAGACGTTGGTCTCGAACGCCATGCGCATCGCTTCGACGTCCAGGTCGTCGAGGCCCCACGACGTGCCCACGATGGCCGCATTGTTGATCAGCACGTCGAGTTCGGGCAGGGCCGCGATCGCCTTGTCGACGCTGTCCTGGTCGGTGACGTCGAGCTGGACCGGGATCGCGCCGAATTCCCGGGCGGCGCCTCCGGAGGCCAGGTCACGTATGCCGGCGTAGACGGTGTGGCCTGCGGCGATCAGGCGGCGGGTGGTTTCCAGACCAAGGCCTTTGTTGGCGCCGGTCACCAGGGTTGTGGTCATGCCGCCACTCTGCGCCGCCGCCGGGCCGGCTGACAGGCACTGTTCGACGGTGGGAACGGCAGTACCACCCGCTTCGCTGGATCCCGGGGCACCATGGAGGGCATGGACGAGTTCGCGCAGATCCTCCGGGCATGGCGGGACCGAGCTCGCCCGGAAGATGTCGGATTACCCCCCGGCCTGAACCGGCGCACACCCGGCCTGCGCCGCGAGGAGCTGGCCCTGATCGCCGGGGTGAGCGTGGACTACATTGTCCGTCTGGAGCAGGGCCGCGCCCGGAACCCCTCCCCGCAGCTACTGACCTCACTGGCCCGGGCGCTCCGCTTGACCGACGCCGAACGCGACCACCTGTTCCGCGTCGCCGGGGCGGCCATACCGTCTGCCGGACACGTGCCCAGGCACGTCACGCCGAGCGCGCGGCGGATGGTGGACCGGTTCCGCAACGCCCCGGTGGCCGTGGCCGTGCACACCGCGATCTACGAACTGGTGCTGTGGAATCCCGTCTGGGCCGCCCTGTTCGGTGACCCGTCCAGTCAGACCCGGCTGGAGCGTAATGTCGCCTGGCGGTACTTCGAGGGCTCCATCCCGGTGACGCACACACTCGAGGACGATGAAGCCTACGCGCGGGACCTCGTCGGCCACCTGCGTTCCGCGGCCGGCCGCTATCCGGATGATCCGGAGATCCCACGGCTGATCGACCGCTTGATCAGGGCATCCCCCGATTTCGCCCGGCGCTGGAAGGCCGGGACCGTCGGGGAACTACGCAGCAGCCGCAAGACTGTGCATACAGACCTGGTCGGGGACATCGTCGTGGACTGCGACACCTTCACCGGCGGCCCAGGTGACCAGACGATCGTGATAATGACGACCGCACCGGGCTCCGAGGACGAGCAGAAGCTTGACCTGCTGCGAGTGATCGCGCTCCAGGAACTGCAGAGCTGACCACCTTGGCAATCCAGCGGGACTTCTGTATCTCTCCTGGTCAACGGCCTGGCGGTGGGGAGTGTAGCGGGGGTTCGGCGGCTCTTCGCAGTTGAGGGTGTAGTCGGGGGCACCCAGCCGCGTTCACCGATCAGCGGCCAGCACTGCCGCGAGGCCCTCTCGCAGGTCTTTGACGAAATACTCGGGAACCTCCAGCGACGGGAAATGTCCCCCGAAATCTGGGGACCTCCATCGGACGATCTGTCGGTACCGCTCCTGTGCCCAGCCGCGCGGACACTTCTCGATGTCGTAGGGATACACAATGATTGCGGACGGGACGTCGACGCGAAGTTCGGGGTCGAGTGAGAGGTGGCTCTCGTAGTAAATGCGGGCCGACGATGCGCCGGTCCGCGTCAGCCAATACAGGGTGACGTTGTCAAGAACCCTGTCCATGGAAATCGTCTCGAACGGACTGTCTTCGGTATCTGTCCACGCGGCGAACTTGTCAAGGATCCAGGCGAGAAGCCCGACCGGTGAGTCGACGAGCGAGTAGCCGATGGTCTGCGGTCGGGTCGCCTGCTGCTTCGCGAACGCCGCGCGGGGGCCATCCCAGAAGTCGCGCGTTTCCTCGGTCCACTTGCGCTCGGCCGCCGTCAGCCCGTCCGTGGTCAACCCGGGCGGTGCCTGCGCGGTCGTGGTGTGGATGCCGAGAACGTGCTCCGGGAACCTGCCGCCGAGGACCGTGGTGATCGGACCTCCCCAGTCGCCGCCGTGGGCTACGAACTCGCTGTAGCCGAGCCGTCCCATCAGTTCCACCCATGCGGCCGCGATCTTTTCGAGTCCCCATCCGGTGGTGGCCGGCTTGTCGCTGTAACCAAAGCCCGGCAACGACGGGACCACGACGTGGAACGCCGGCGCGTCCGCGTCTTTCGGATCCGCCAGCTCGTCCACGACATCGATGAACTCGGCAATGCTGCCCGGCCAGCCGTGCGTCATGATCAGCGGAGTGGCATCCGCGCGCGCCGATCGGCGGTGCAGGAAGTGGATTCCCAGATCATCGATAGTCGTGCGGAACTGGCCGATGCGGTTGAGGCGCTCTTCGAATGACCGCCAGTTGTATCCGGTGCGCCAGTAGTCCACGACATCGACGAGGTCGGCGAGCGGAACGCCCTGTTCCCATCGGCGAGGGTCGGGCGCGGCGCGATAGACCGTCTCGGCCTCCGGTAGCCGCGCCGCGGCCAATCGCGCGCGCAGATCGTCGAGGTCAGCGTCAGTTGCGTGGGCTTCAAACGCTTGCACGTCGCTGGTTGGACGGGGCATGAGACCTCCTGGCCATCGCGGAACCGGCTAAGGCGGTTCTAGCAGTTCTCCGAGCCACGCTGCAACCCCCTAAGGTGGTTCCATGCGTGTTCGGTTCCCTGACTTCCGCCTCGGTAGCGTGCTGGCGACCAGCTTCACGGGGACTCTGTCGGAGCGGCATGGCGACGCTGTGGAGCGCATTCCCGTGCCACACCGACTCGTCGACTGGCTGGCAGTGAACGGCCTCGCCGTGGACTCCTGCACCACTGCCCAGCTCCACCTCGCCCGGGAACTGAGGGAGTCGATTCACGCCGCCGCGACAGCGGCCGCGATCCAGGACGCTCTCCCTGCGTCTGCTGTCCAAGTCATCAATGACTGCAGCGCTCAGGGTCGGGCCGCGGCTATCCTGACGCCCGAGGGTAAGCGGCAATGGCGGCTCAGCTCGGCTTCCTGCGTGGAAGATGCCCTCAGCGTGATCGCCGCCGACGCGATCAGCATCATCGCAGGCGAACGCGACGGAAAATTGGCCTTGTGTGCATCACCAACCTGCCAAGCCGCCTTCTTCGACACCAGCCAAAGTCGCAGCCGCAAATGGTGTGACATGAACACGTGCGGGAATCGTCAGAAGAAAGCGCGCTTCAATGCCAACCAGCGCAACAAACCCAGATCAGCGGAGTGATCATTACCCTCGGTGCGTCCAAGTCGGCCCCACGCCTGCGACAACGCGGGCTACGCCTCCGACCCGCCTCCGACCCTTACCGCCGAACGCGGTGGCCTGCGCGGCCGGATTGCCCACAAGGGCGGGAAGGCCCCCATCCAGGCCGGCCAGAGGTGGGACGAACGCCCGCATCGCCGACCATGAGCACACGCCGATCCGCGCGACCGCTCAGCCTCTCAGCGAGGAGGACTCCTCCTCGCGGGCTTTCGTGTAGCGGTTTTCCGGTACCGGGAGGCCCAGGTTGCCGCGGAGGGTGGTGGCCTCGTACTCGGTGCGGACGATGCCGCGTTCCTGGAGGATCGGAACGACCTCCTCACGGAAACGCCGCCACTGGCTGGGGTGCCCGATGGG is a window of Streptomyces violaceusniger Tu 4113 DNA encoding:
- a CDS encoding helix-turn-helix domain-containing protein; the protein is MPIVVDIDVMLARRKMSVGDLADRVGITPANLAVLKNGRAKAVRFATLAALCEVLKCQPGDLLRWEAEDAASE
- a CDS encoding exonuclease domain-containing protein, translated to MTPLGRHLGRNHPRWRGADPETAERRVLDTLRLAKATYQDLPRYSLDALIKHTAPDLAAAPAQRHRATYDAYATAQLLITTGGHYDTYHHAA
- a CDS encoding ester cyclase → MTDSDLRNWYLRYIATLDAHELDKMDEFIADEVMLNGESGTRDNVIADMKHSIDAVPNLHWEVKELLLDRDRIAVRVVNTGTPVKEWLGVAPTGASFEIVEYAIYKVSDGRFAQMTNLHDSADVPRQLTA
- a CDS encoding SDR family NAD(P)-dependent oxidoreductase yields the protein MTTTLVTGANKGLGLETTRRLIAAGHTVYAGIRDLASGGAAREFGAIPVQLDVTDQDSVDKAIAALPELDVLINNAAIVGTSWGLDDLDVEAMRMAFETNVFGIVRVTQAALPLLRRSSNPVIVNVASGLGFPRALLDPDDDSFNGYMVPYASSKAAVITLTVQYAKNLPRMRINASDPGYTATDLNQHSGHQSVTEGTDATVALALLGPDGPTGEFHSRRGHITY
- a CDS encoding helix-turn-helix transcriptional regulator — translated: MDEFAQILRAWRDRARPEDVGLPPGLNRRTPGLRREELALIAGVSVDYIVRLEQGRARNPSPQLLTSLARALRLTDAERDHLFRVAGAAIPSAGHVPRHVTPSARRMVDRFRNAPVAVAVHTAIYELVLWNPVWAALFGDPSSQTRLERNVAWRYFEGSIPVTHTLEDDEAYARDLVGHLRSAAGRYPDDPEIPRLIDRLIRASPDFARRWKAGTVGELRSSRKTVHTDLVGDIVVDCDTFTGGPGDQTIVIMTTAPGSEDEQKLDLLRVIALQELQS
- a CDS encoding epoxide hydrolase family protein, with the translated sequence MPRPTSDVQAFEAHATDADLDDLRARLAAARLPEAETVYRAAPDPRRWEQGVPLADLVDVVDYWRTGYNWRSFEERLNRIGQFRTTIDDLGIHFLHRRSARADATPLIMTHGWPGSIAEFIDVVDELADPKDADAPAFHVVVPSLPGFGYSDKPATTGWGLEKIAAAWVELMGRLGYSEFVAHGGDWGGPITTVLGGRFPEHVLGIHTTTAQAPPGLTTDGLTAAERKWTEETRDFWDGPRAAFAKQQATRPQTIGYSLVDSPVGLLAWILDKFAAWTDTEDSPFETISMDRVLDNVTLYWLTRTGASSARIYYESHLSLDPELRVDVPSAIIVYPYDIEKCPRGWAQERYRQIVRWRSPDFGGHFPSLEVPEYFVKDLREGLAAVLAADR
- a CDS encoding CGNR zinc finger domain-containing protein — encoded protein: MRVRFPDFRLGSVLATSFTGTLSERHGDAVERIPVPHRLVDWLAVNGLAVDSCTTAQLHLARELRESIHAAATAAAIQDALPASAVQVINDCSAQGRAAAILTPEGKRQWRLSSASCVEDALSVIAADAISIIAGERDGKLALCASPTCQAAFFDTSQSRSRKWCDMNTCGNRQKKARFNANQRNKPRSAE